The Apium graveolens cultivar Ventura chromosome 6, ASM990537v1, whole genome shotgun sequence genome contains a region encoding:
- the LOC141665127 gene encoding protein ABSCISIC ACID-INSENSITIVE 5-like, with product MCPREDHLQSVLTAPDMRRAFLEVNSAQNQATNKERNLEDFLILAGVVRAHDRSPPLQQSCTPGCAVVTASGGGGNVSVYQPLPERMACGTNHQKFCMVRSSASSVFPKFDKNGNAADMCNGQFEKVAARKQPSMIRNSESAARSRARRQAHKCDLEAELQVIKEENARLQHALYRDGLPKNASNGKVVNARMKTAGHLACPHCAEDHDSYNLSYGGKPTLFDNHRKKLSLLDDESY from the exons GAAGTTAACTCTGCCCAGAATCAGGCAACAAACAAAGAGAGGAACCTCGAGGATTTTCTAATTTTGGCTGGTGTGGTGCGGGCACATGATCGTTCACCTCCTCTGCAGCAGTCATGTACACCTGGTTGTGCGGTTGTTACTGCTTCAGGAGGGGGAGGAAATGTGTCGGTTTATCAGCCACTGCCAGAAAGAATGGCCTGTGGTACCAACCACCAGAAGTTCTGTATGGTGAGAAGTTCTGCTAGTTCAGTTTTCCCAAAATTTGACAAGAATGGTAATGCAGCAGACATGTGCAATGGTCAGTTTGAGAAGGTGGCGGCAAGGAAGCAGCCCAGTATGATCAGAAACAGTGAATCTGCAGCCAGGTCAAGGGCAAGGAGGCAG GCTCATAAATGTGATCTGGAAGCAGAACTACAGGTTATAAAAGAAGAGAATGCACGACTGCAACATGCTTTG TATAGGGACGGATTGCCAAAGAATGCTAGTAACGGAAAAGTTGTGAATGCAAG GATGAAAACTGCTGGTCATTTAGCTTGTCCTCATTGTGCCGAAGATCATGATTCTTATAATCTTTCGTATGGTGGGAAGCCAACATTGTTTGATAATCATCGAAA GAAATTGAGTCTCTTGGATGATGAAAGTTACTGA